A single Uloborus diversus isolate 005 chromosome 7, Udiv.v.3.1, whole genome shotgun sequence DNA region contains:
- the LOC129226724 gene encoding protein GVQW3-like produces the protein MEQRANIKLCFKLGKSATETFELIKTVYGSEVLCHKNVFKWYARFRDGRDSLEDDPRPGHSVTVRNDENIEKVAEILRNDRCASTRLIEEVTGIPKSTVHLILTENLGKRKVCARFVPHTLTDDQKHCRVEPCRGIQQAATRDPNFMANIATGDETWCFKYEPLTKRQSAEWKSPEDAKPKKVRMEKSRIKTLLTIFFDSQCIIHKEFMPEGESVNAAYYLSVLKRLWARIHRVRPKYQNQGTWTFLHDNAPAHKSLMVRNVLAKKKYCGA, from the coding sequence atggagcagcGTGcgaacattaaattatgttttaaattgggTAAAAGTGCCACAGAAACATTTGAATTGATTAAAACTGTTTATGGTAGTGAAGTACTGTGTCATAAGAATGTTTTTAAGTGGTATGCAAGATTTCGTGATGGTAGAGACAGCTTAGAAGATGATCCAAGACCAGGTCATTCAGTAACAGTTCGAAATGATGAGAACATTGAAAAAGTGGCCGAAATCCTACGAAATGATCGTTGTGCCTCCACTCGACTCATCGAAGAGGTTACTGGCATACCTAAATCCACTGTCCAtctcattttaactgaaaatttaggaaaaaggAAAGTCTGTGCTCGCTTTGTACCGCACACATTGACTGATGACCAAAAACATTGCAGAGTGGAACCCTGCAGAGGCATTCAACAAGCGGCCACTAGGGATCCAAACTTCATGGCAAACATTGCAACTGGTGATGAAACTTGGTGTTTCAAGTATGAACCACTCACAAAACGTCAGAGCGCGGAGTGGAAGAGCCCAGAAGATGCCAAACCAAAAAAAGTGCGCATGGAAAAAAGCCGAATCAAGACTCTCCTCACAATTTTCTTTGATTCGCAGTGTATCATCCATAAGGAATTCATGCCAGAAGGTGAATCAGTTAATGCTGCTTACTATTTGAGTGTTTTGAAGCGTTTATGGGCGAGAATTCATCGAGTTAGACCTAAATACCAAAACCAAGGGACATGGACTTTTTTGCATGACAATGCGCCAGCACACAAAAGCTTGATGGTACGTAACGTCTTGGCCAAAAAAAAGTACTGTGGTGCTTGA
- the LOC129226726 gene encoding uncharacterized protein LOC129226726, producing MENCQRGCSYREFTFAGSKTIIVPNGISRSDLQVVTTMHKLAEDRQRESYRIPILISAPGDASHEIPVKLELYDDDRHIKSSPDVHPIEPIHVVRVADQHYQHAPPPVYHGPVAVPVDYPYGNEVSNTELQLKNYGDLSAIPGSPGVDYPTYSYLPTTGFECMEHTSTPGFYADVETKCQMWHYCQPDGRHDRFLCPNGTVFDQYTRVCNWWFNVRCDNSLSLYDINFDLYREPRKLALQTLDYHHQDSPSLQLYESHHAEEPSVTLQNLDYHRERLLSDSYHNEVPKASDYQSRQAAPSSAETPNSFLRHVKDFEAGVVHNVQPEHYVLPIPSAASPQAVHRYPAKIAPAPKVHHDYGERGVIDYDSSNSYTQATPSETPRIAKKEGEKRKRKHKKRVLRRKVRKHPKIYSKHDGEDIPTYREGKATPAGKRFRVVRRRKSNKS from the exons ATGGAAAACTGCCAGAGAGGATGCTCTTATCGGGAATTCACTTTCGCCGGTAGCAAAACAATAATCGTTCCCAACGGAATATCAAGATCCGATCTACAAGTTGTTACAACAATGCATAAGTTGGCTGAAGATCGACAGCGA GAATCATACCGAATACCTATTTTGATATCTGCCCCTGGAGATGCATCGCACGAAATCCCCGTCAAACTGGAACTGTACGATGATGACCGTCACATCAAGTCATCGCCAGATGTGCATCCTATAGAACCCATCCACGTGGTGAGGGTGGCAGATCAGCATTACCAGCACGCACCGCCA CCGGTCTATCATGGTCCAGTTGCAGTGCCGGTCGACTATCCCTACGGCAATGAAGTAAGTAACACGGAGTTGCAATTAA AGAACTATGGAGATCTTTCAGCCATCCCTGGTTCCCCAGGAGTAGATTATCCTACGTACTCTTACTTGCCCACAACCGGGTTTGAATGCATGGAACATACCTCTACCCCAGGATTTTATGCTGACGTAGAAACTAAATGTCAG atgTGGCATTATTGTCAACCAGATGGACGACATGATCGCTTTTTGTGTCCAAACGGGACCGTCTTTGATCAATATACCAGAGTCTGCAACTGGTGGTTCAATGTTCGTTGTGACAACTCACTGTCCCTCTATGATATCAACTTCGATCTCTACCGGGAGCCACGAAAACTCGCTTTACAAACTTTGGATTACCACCACCAAGATTCACCATCCCTGCAGCTCTATGAAAGTCACCATGCTGAAGAGCCCTCTGTCACTCTACAAAACCTCGACTACCACAGGGAGCGATTGCTTTCAGATAGCTACCACAATGAAGTCCCAAAAGCAAGTGATTATCAATCCCGCCAGGCAGCTCCATCTTCTGCAGAAACCCCGAACAGTTTCCTTCGTCACGTGAAGGATTTCGAAGCTGGAGTTGTACACAACGTACAACCTGAGCACTATGTTCTTCCAATTCCGTCTGCCGCAAGCCCTCAGGCAGTTCATCGATATCCAGCCAAAATTGCTCCAGCGCCAAAAGTTCACCACGACTATGGAGAAAGAGGTGTCATTGACTACGATTCCAGCAACTCTTACACTCAAGCAACGCCAAGTGAAACACCCCGGATCGCCAAAAAGGAAGGCGAGAAACGCAAACGCAAACATAAAAAGCGAGTTTTGCGGAGGAAAGTAAGGAAGCATCCTAAAATCTACTCTAAACATGATGGTGAAGACATTCCTACCTACAGAGAAGGAAAAGCTACTCCAGCAGGAAAGAGATTTCGAGTTGTGAGACGGAGAAAGAgcaataaaagttaa